A single Pseudomonas sp. HN11 DNA region contains:
- a CDS encoding putative bifunctional diguanylate cyclase/phosphodiesterase, with protein MEWLGLHFFTALPESGHLLLNCSHNPFLVLLAYLVACAAGFGTLDMAERVGHVEDPTARRHWRWLGAGCLAGGIWSTHFISMLAFQAPIAIHYDLLMTFASLLIALIASLIAMQTLSHSNLRFHQYLLASVWMGIGIALMHYIGMSAMRSQAQLYFDSGLFLASVGIAMGASLAALLLSSYLRTGSGVFHQLLKYAASLVLGAGILSMHFTGMAALQLIVPTGADLSLSADNNPIQLGLSVAVITLLVIGSSISAALADKKLQHKERDLRRVNALLSELDQARASLQQVAHYDALTSLLNRRGFNQIFAEKLAEKTASHGMMAVIFLDIDHFKRINDSLGHDAGDQLLTVLAGHIKGSVRSHADVVARFGGDEFCILISIHHRDEARHLAQRIMQQMKEPIELAGRRMVMTTSIGISLFPDDGLTCEELLKTADLALYQSKDAGRNSLNFFSSNLKTRAFLELQLEEELRAALRTHNQLVLFYQPIFDMKLGKVTRLEALVRWQHPQHGLLAPDRFIGIAESNGLIAELDHWVLRQACHDLSLLSERGYTDLTMTVNCSALNLARDELADEIEDALRFSGIGANRLELEVTENALMGNISSTLALLRQIRALGVSLAIDDFGTGYSSLAYLKRLPLNTLKIDRSFIQDIPKSIADIEIVQAVIGMAHTLHLQVVTEGVETQAQFEVLLRHGCDFVQGYLLSPAVPASDIIGVMQGINQRNPIPPHREAGNQDSSPPKDASPNRGGSASIVRPIR; from the coding sequence ATGGAATGGCTGGGTCTGCATTTTTTTACCGCGCTTCCAGAGAGCGGGCACTTATTACTCAATTGCAGTCATAACCCCTTCCTGGTGTTACTTGCCTATCTGGTCGCGTGCGCGGCGGGTTTTGGCACGCTGGACATGGCCGAACGCGTCGGACACGTCGAAGACCCTACCGCGCGGCGCCACTGGCGATGGCTAGGTGCCGGTTGTCTGGCAGGCGGGATCTGGTCCACCCACTTCATCAGCATGCTGGCCTTCCAGGCCCCGATCGCCATCCACTACGACCTGTTGATGACGTTCGCATCCTTACTGATCGCGCTGATCGCGTCGTTGATCGCCATGCAAACCCTCAGTCACTCCAACCTGCGTTTCCACCAGTATTTACTGGCGTCGGTGTGGATGGGCATCGGTATCGCCTTGATGCATTACATCGGCATGTCGGCGATGCGGTCACAGGCTCAGCTGTACTTTGACTCGGGACTGTTCCTGGCTTCGGTGGGCATCGCCATGGGCGCCAGCCTGGCTGCGTTGTTGCTGTCGAGCTATTTGCGCACGGGATCGGGCGTGTTTCACCAACTGCTCAAATATGCCGCCAGCCTGGTATTGGGTGCCGGAATATTGAGCATGCATTTTACGGGTATGGCCGCCCTGCAATTGATCGTGCCTACCGGGGCCGACCTGTCGTTGTCTGCGGACAACAACCCGATTCAACTTGGCCTGTCGGTGGCCGTCATCACCCTGCTGGTGATCGGCAGCAGCATCAGCGCTGCCCTGGCCGACAAGAAGCTGCAGCACAAGGAACGTGACCTGCGCCGGGTCAATGCCCTGCTCAGCGAACTCGATCAAGCACGTGCCTCGCTGCAACAGGTGGCCCACTACGATGCCCTGACCAGCCTGCTCAACCGCCGGGGTTTCAACCAGATCTTTGCCGAGAAGCTCGCCGAAAAAACCGCCTCCCATGGCATGATGGCGGTGATCTTTCTGGATATAGACCACTTCAAACGCATCAATGACAGCCTCGGGCATGACGCCGGCGACCAATTGCTCACCGTGCTGGCCGGACACATCAAGGGCTCGGTGCGCAGTCACGCCGACGTGGTCGCGCGGTTTGGCGGCGATGAGTTCTGCATCCTGATCAGCATCCACCACCGCGACGAAGCCCGGCACCTGGCCCAGCGGATCATGCAACAGATGAAAGAGCCCATCGAACTGGCCGGACGGCGCATGGTGATGACCACCAGCATTGGTATCAGCCTGTTCCCCGATGACGGCCTGACCTGCGAAGAGCTGTTGAAAACCGCCGACCTGGCGCTGTATCAGTCCAAGGATGCCGGGCGAAACAGCCTGAATTTCTTTAGTTCCAACCTGAAAACCCGCGCCTTCCTCGAATTGCAATTGGAAGAGGAACTACGCGCAGCGCTGCGCACCCATAACCAACTGGTGCTGTTCTATCAACCGATCTTCGACATGAAATTGGGCAAGGTCACACGGCTGGAAGCGCTGGTGCGCTGGCAACATCCACAGCACGGCTTACTGGCCCCGGACCGGTTTATCGGGATCGCCGAAAGCAACGGGCTGATTGCCGAATTGGACCACTGGGTATTGCGCCAAGCCTGTCATGATCTGAGCCTGCTGTCTGAACGGGGTTATACCGACCTGACCATGACGGTGAACTGCTCGGCCCTGAATCTGGCGCGCGATGAGTTGGCGGACGAAATCGAAGACGCGTTGCGCTTCAGCGGGATCGGCGCCAACCGACTGGAGTTGGAAGTGACCGAAAACGCGCTGATGGGCAACATCAGCAGCACCCTGGCGTTGCTGCGGCAGATTCGCGCGCTGGGCGTGTCGCTGGCCATCGACGACTTCGGCACCGGCTACTCGTCACTCGCTTACCTCAAGCGCTTGCCCCTCAACACCCTGAAAATCGACCGCTCGTTTATCCAGGACATTCCCAAGTCCATCGCCGATATCGAGATCGTCCAGGCGGTGATCGGCATGGCTCACACCCTCCATTTGCAGGTGGTAACCGAAGGCGTGGAAACCCAGGCCCAATTCGAGGTCCTGCTCAGACATGGCTGCGATTTCGTACAGGGTTACCTGTTAAGCCCGGCGGTGCCAGCCAGTGACATCATCGGTGTGATGCAAGGCATCAACCAGCGCAACCCGATCCCCCCGCATAGAGAGGCGGGCAACCAGGACAGCAGTCCGCCGAAAGACGCCTCCCCAAACCGTGGAGGCTCCGCGTCCATCGTCAGGCCAATTCGCTGA